The Halioglobus maricola genome segment GCGGCGAAACCAATGTCGATAAAGGCAACCGGGAGGGCATCCTCCACTACGGCAACGGCACCGAGCCCCAGGGTCTGGACCCGCACGTGGTTACCGGTGTTCCCGAAAACCATATAGTCAGCGCTCTGTTTGAAGGCCTCACCACCAAGAGCCCATGGACCCTGGAGCCAGAGCCCGGCGTGGCCCAGTCATGGGAGATCTCAGAGGACGGCAAGGTCTACACCTTCCACCTTAATCCCGAGGCCAAGTGGTCCAATGGCGAGGTAGTCACCGCGAGCGACGTGGTCTGGTCGTGGAACCGCGCCCTGCACCCGGCTATGGGCAATCAATATTCCTATATGCTGTTTCCTGTGGCGGGCGCAGAGGCCTACGCTAAACGCGAAACCGAAGACTTCAACGATGTCGGGGTCAAGGCCCTCGACGACGCAACCCTGGAGGTCACCCTCAACGACCCCACACCCTACTTCCTGCAGCTGCTAGACCACTACTCCACCTTCCCGGTACACCCTGAGACAATTCTTGCCCACGGTGAGATGCACGACCGCTATACCAAGTGGACGCGCCCGGGGAATATGGTCGGCAATGGCGCCTTCGTCCTCGACGAATGGCTGCTGAATCGCAGGGTTAGTGTGAAAAAGAGCGACACCTATTGGGACCGGGATACGGTCAAGCTCAATGGTGTTATTTTCTACCCAACGGAAAACATTGTCTCAGAAGAGCGCATGTTCCGGGTCAATCAGCTGCATTACACCCAGAGCGTACCGCTCGACAAGCAACCCGTGTACAAGGCGATGGAGAACTCTCCGCTGATACGGTCTCCCTATCTGGGCACGTATTTCTACCTGTTCAATACCTCCGCCCCGCCTGTCGATAACGTCAAAGTACGCCAGGCTCTGGCCATGTCCATAGACCGGGACAAACTGATCCGATCAGTTCTTCAGGACCTGTACACACCCGCCTATACCATCACGCCTCCCGGCACCATGGGCTACCAGCCTCCGCAATTGTTCGGCCACGATCCGGAAAAGGCGCGCCAGCTGCTGGCCGATGCCGGCTACCCCAATGGTGAAGGCTGGCCGGGCGTGGAAGTGATCTACAACACCAGTGAGAACCACCGCAAGATCGCAGTTGCCCTGCAGCAGATGTGGAAAGATGAGCTGAACATCGAGATCACTATTTCCAATCAGGAATGGAAGGTGTACCTCGATTCCATCGACACCATGAACTACGCGATCGCCCGCCGCGGATGGATAGGTGACTACGTGGACGCCAACAACTTCCTCGACATGTACCTGACCGGCGGCGGCAATAACAACACCGGTTTCGCCGAACCGAAGTACGACGAAATGATCGCCCGGCTTGCGCCCCAGGCCAAGACCCAGGAAGAGCGCTACAAGATCTTTTTCGAGGCCGAAACCATGTTGATGGAGCAGATGCCCATCCTGCCTATCTACACCTATTCCAGCAATCACCTGGTCCACCCCAGTGTGCGTGACCTGCCCTCGAACCTGATGGATCACCTGAACCTCAAGTATGTCTGGCTAGACCCGGATTGGGCTGATACGACAAACTAGGAAATCGCAGGATGCGCACTGGATATTCAAGATTTAAGAACATCAGTGCGCGACTCACCGCGAGCTGGCTTGCACTAGCCTTGCTGCCGGCCTTAAGTGTGTTGACGGCCTGTGGAACCAGCGAATCCAATGTGATTCAGGGCAACCGCGACAAAATTCTGCACCTGGGCAACCGCGCTGAACCCCAGTCCATAGACCCGCATTCTGTTGCCAGCGTCTACGACCACCAGATCGCGTGGGCCCTCTTTGAAGGCCTGATTACGCTGAACCCCTATACACTGCAACACGAGCCCGGAGTCGCCGAGCGCTGGGAGTTCAGCGAGGGCGACAAGGTCATCACCTTCCACCTGAACCCCAATGCCCGATGGTCCAACGGCGACCCTGTCACCGCACACGACTTCGACTGGTCTTTCCGCCGCGCCCTGAACCCGAAAATAGCGAGCCCTATGGTGGAGTCGCTGTACTACATTGCGGGCGCCGAGGACTACTTCAACGGCGTCGACACTGATTCCCTCGGCGTGACAGCGATCGATCCCCAGACACTGCAAATCACCTTGAAAAACCCCACGCCATACTTCCTGGACATTCTAGCTACCATGGCAGTGGCCTACCCCGTACACAGACCCACGGTAGAGGCCAACGGCGGGGCCGATGTGCGTTTTTCAGGCTGGACTCGCGCCGAGACGTTTGTCGGCAACGGCCCCTACCGCCTCTCAGAATGGAAACTCCAGCAGCACCTGGCAGTCGTAAAAAATGAGGCTTATTGGGGGGCAGACAAACTCGGACTTGAAGGGCTCATTTATTACCCGACTACCAATGAATCCACCGAAGAAAAAATGTTTCGCACTGGCCAGCTCCACTACACCGCCAGCGTTCCCTACAATAAACTGCCCAGCTACCGAGCAGCGGAAGACGCAAGACTTCGCTCTCACCCTCTTGCAGGCACGGGCTTCCTGGCCATCAACACACACCGCCCTCCACTCGATCAACTGGCCGTTCGGCGGGCCCTGAGCCTGGCTGTCGACCGAGACTCTCTGGCAGAGAATGTCCTCACTGGCACAGTCCGCGCCAACGCACGGTTCGTACCCTGGACTCTGCCCGGTTTCGAAAACCAGGTTTCAACAGCTGCGGACATAGAGGGAGCCCGAGCACTGCTAGCCGAGGCCGGCTATCCCAATGGCGAGGGGTGGCCCGGACTCGAGCTGTCCTTTCCACATTCTGGCAGCAGCAGGAAGTCAGCCGTCGCGTTACAGCAAATGTGGAAAGATGCGCTCAATATCGAAGTGACACTGAGTAGCATGGAATGGCAGGTCTATCTCTCGAACTACTATGAAAGCGACTATCAACTGGCGGCCATGGGATGGGTCAACAGTTATATGGATGCCGCAGACAGTCTCCGCCAGTTTGTGACAGGCGACCCCAACAACACCACCCACTTTTCCAATGCGCGCTACGACGACATCATGCAGCGACTTGCACCCCAAGCAGCTGATCGAGACGAACGCCTGCTACTTATGCGCGAGGCGGAAGAGCTGATGCTGGCCCATCTTCCTGCTATCCCTATGTATACGCAGGCGAGCCAGCATCTTGTGCACCCGAGTGTGCGTGGCCTGCCTCCCAACCCCCTGAGGTATTACAACTTCAGGTACGTGGCATTAACGAATGAGTAAATTGCGAGCGCTATGGGCCACTGTCTGCCTGACGGCCCCGTTGCTCACCGCCTGCGGCCCTGTCGATAGCAATGTTGCGCACGGCAACCGTGAGGGCGTACTGCACATCAACAACGGGTCAGAACCACAAACCATCGACCCGCATATCATCTCCTCCGTTCCTGGAGGCCAGATTGCCTGGGCCTTGTTTGAAGGACTTGTGACGCTCGACCCAGGCACCCTCGAGCCGATGCCAGGTGTGGCAGAGCGCTGGGAAATCAGCGAGGACCAGTTGGTGTGGACGTTCTATCTCAGGGACAATGCGCGCTGGTCCAATGGTGACCCACTTACCGCTGAGGACTTCCACTGGTCTTTCCTGCGCGCACTCAGCCCGGCCATAGGCAGCAGCTTCGCCGAGTATTTGTTCCCTATACAAGGTGCACGGGAGTATTTTGCAGGCGAATTGGATGACCCCGCTGATCTTGGAGTTCAGGTCATTGATTCACACACGCTGGAACTGACACTCCACCAGCCCACCCCCTATTTCTTCCAGAGTCTGGCGACTTTTTCGTCAAGCATGCCAGTCCACCGCGCCACCATTGAAGCGCACGGCGAACCCTTCGCTCGCTACACCGGCTGGACACGCCCAGAGAACATTGTCAGTAACGGACCCTTCGTGCTGAGCGAATGGCGCATGCAGAAGCGTCTGGTTGTAAGCAAAAACCCGCTGTACTGGGACCAGCAGAACGTTGCACTAGAGCAGATCGTATTCCATCCCATCGATAGCGAGTCAACTGAAGACCGCATGTACCGGGTGGGCCAACTCCACAAAACCGACATGGTCCCACTGGCCAAGATCCCCGAATTTTTGCAGAGCGGAAACCCGGAGTACCGGCAGACGCCCATGTTCGGCACCTACTTCCTGATATTGAATGTCGAGCGCGCACCGCTCGATCAGGTGAAAGTGAGACAGGCACTGGCCGCGACAATCGATCGCGAGCTACTGGCAAGATCGGTCCTGCACGATTCGGTCCTGCCCCACCGGGGGATAGTCCCTCGCGGGATTGCCGGTTACGATCCCGAACTGCCCCTACCATACGATCCCGAAGAAGGGCGGCGCCTGCTGGCAGAAGCGGGTTATCCCGACGGCGACGGCTTCCCAGAGCTGGAATTTATTTTCAACACCAGTGAAAACAATCGAAAAATTCTCATCGCCCTGCAGCAGATGTGGAAGAATGAGCTGGGCATCAGCGTCACCCTGACCAATATGGAGTGGCGGGTTTTCGTTGATAAACTGGACGAGCGCGACTTTCAGGGCTCACGTCTGGGCTGGATAGGTGGATTTGTCGATCCGGTGATGTTCCTGGAACTGATGACATCCGACAACGTTTCGAACTACTCCGGCTTTTCCAATGAGGTCTATGATGAAATAATGCGTGTTCTGGTGCCCGAGGCCGAAACACCCCGAGAGCGACTCAAACTATTGGAAGAGGCCGAAGTGCTCGCCCTGAAGCAAGCGCCGTACATCCCTCTATATACTTACACCGACCGGTACATGATCCGGCAAAACGTTAAGGGTTTTCCCGCCAATCTCATAAAATACTATAACTATAAGTATGTGAGCCTGGCCGACCCAATGGAGCAAAAATAATACCATGTGGCGATTTATAGGCGTTCGTCTCTTGCAGGCGATACCGGTGATCCTTGCTGTGATCACTGTAACGTTCTTCCTGGTGCGTCTCGCACCCGGCGGCCCCTTCTCCGCGGAAAAAGCGGTGCTACCCGAAGTGAAAGCAGCCCTGGAGGCCCAGTACCGACTGGATCAACCGCTGTTCTCCCAGTACACGGCCTACCTGGGCGACCTGGCCCAGGGCGAGTTTGGCCCCTCATTTAAGTACCCTGGCCGCAGCGTCAACGAGTTGATCGGGGCCGGCCTGCCGGTCACCGCCGAACTCGGGTTCTATGCCCTGCTGGTGGCGGTGCTGATAGGGGGGACCGCCGGTGTTATAGCAGCACTTAGGCCGAACACCCCCCAGGACTACATACCGATGACGGCCGCAATGCTGGGGATATGCGTGCCGTCGTTTCTGCTCGGCCCCCTGCTGGTACTTGTCTTCGGCATCTACCTCGACTGGTTACCTGTCTCCGGCTGGGGCGATATCCCGGGCGACAAGATTCTCCCGGCAATCACCCTGGGCTCTGGCTACGCAGCCTACATCGCCCGCCTGTCCCGGGCCGGTATGCTCGAGGTGATGAGCCAGGACTACATCCGCACCGCCCGCGCCAAGGGCTTGCCCGAGTGGCAGGTGGTGATCAAACACGGGTTACGGGGTGGCCTTATCCCGGTGGTCGCCTTCCTCGGGCCGGCTTTCGCCGGCCTGCTGGCGGGCTCCTTTGTGGTCGAGACCATCTTCCAGATTCCCGGCCTGGGCCGCTTCTACGTGCAAGCCGCCTTCAACCGCGACTACACCATGATCCTCGGTACCACGGTATTCCTGTCCACCCTGATCGTGCTGTTCAACCTGCTGTCCGATGTACTGGCGGCCTGGATGAACCCACGCCTGCGCGCACAATTCGGGGAGAACTAGAATGACCACAGAAATCATTTCCGACATCGCCGAGGCGGAGCAGGGTTCCAGCCTGTGGCACGACGCCTGGTTGCGCCTGCGCAAGAACCGGCTAGCAGTGGGCGGCGGCGCCACCCTGCTTCTGTTCATACTCGTTGCCTTGCTTACGCCAT includes the following:
- a CDS encoding peptide ABC transporter substrate-binding protein, yielding MSKLRALWATVCLTAPLLTACGPVDSNVAHGNREGVLHINNGSEPQTIDPHIISSVPGGQIAWALFEGLVTLDPGTLEPMPGVAERWEISEDQLVWTFYLRDNARWSNGDPLTAEDFHWSFLRALSPAIGSSFAEYLFPIQGAREYFAGELDDPADLGVQVIDSHTLELTLHQPTPYFFQSLATFSSSMPVHRATIEAHGEPFARYTGWTRPENIVSNGPFVLSEWRMQKRLVVSKNPLYWDQQNVALEQIVFHPIDSESTEDRMYRVGQLHKTDMVPLAKIPEFLQSGNPEYRQTPMFGTYFLILNVERAPLDQVKVRQALAATIDRELLARSVLHDSVLPHRGIVPRGIAGYDPELPLPYDPEEGRRLLAEAGYPDGDGFPELEFIFNTSENNRKILIALQQMWKNELGISVTLTNMEWRVFVDKLDERDFQGSRLGWIGGFVDPVMFLELMTSDNVSNYSGFSNEVYDEIMRVLVPEAETPRERLKLLEEAEVLALKQAPYIPLYTYTDRYMIRQNVKGFPANLIKYYNYKYVSLADPMEQK
- a CDS encoding peptide ABC transporter substrate-binding protein → MRTGYSRFKNISARLTASWLALALLPALSVLTACGTSESNVIQGNRDKILHLGNRAEPQSIDPHSVASVYDHQIAWALFEGLITLNPYTLQHEPGVAERWEFSEGDKVITFHLNPNARWSNGDPVTAHDFDWSFRRALNPKIASPMVESLYYIAGAEDYFNGVDTDSLGVTAIDPQTLQITLKNPTPYFLDILATMAVAYPVHRPTVEANGGADVRFSGWTRAETFVGNGPYRLSEWKLQQHLAVVKNEAYWGADKLGLEGLIYYPTTNESTEEKMFRTGQLHYTASVPYNKLPSYRAAEDARLRSHPLAGTGFLAINTHRPPLDQLAVRRALSLAVDRDSLAENVLTGTVRANARFVPWTLPGFENQVSTAADIEGARALLAEAGYPNGEGWPGLELSFPHSGSSRKSAVALQQMWKDALNIEVTLSSMEWQVYLSNYYESDYQLAAMGWVNSYMDAADSLRQFVTGDPNNTTHFSNARYDDIMQRLAPQAADRDERLLLMREAEELMLAHLPAIPMYTQASQHLVHPSVRGLPPNPLRYYNFRYVALTNE
- a CDS encoding ABC transporter permease → MWRFIGVRLLQAIPVILAVITVTFFLVRLAPGGPFSAEKAVLPEVKAALEAQYRLDQPLFSQYTAYLGDLAQGEFGPSFKYPGRSVNELIGAGLPVTAELGFYALLVAVLIGGTAGVIAALRPNTPQDYIPMTAAMLGICVPSFLLGPLLVLVFGIYLDWLPVSGWGDIPGDKILPAITLGSGYAAYIARLSRAGMLEVMSQDYIRTARAKGLPEWQVVIKHGLRGGLIPVVAFLGPAFAGLLAGSFVVETIFQIPGLGRFYVQAAFNRDYTMILGTTVFLSTLIVLFNLLSDVLAAWMNPRLRAQFGEN
- a CDS encoding peptide ABC transporter substrate-binding protein, coding for MTKVFRGLLATLLSATLLTACTGGETNVDKGNREGILHYGNGTEPQGLDPHVVTGVPENHIVSALFEGLTTKSPWTLEPEPGVAQSWEISEDGKVYTFHLNPEAKWSNGEVVTASDVVWSWNRALHPAMGNQYSYMLFPVAGAEAYAKRETEDFNDVGVKALDDATLEVTLNDPTPYFLQLLDHYSTFPVHPETILAHGEMHDRYTKWTRPGNMVGNGAFVLDEWLLNRRVSVKKSDTYWDRDTVKLNGVIFYPTENIVSEERMFRVNQLHYTQSVPLDKQPVYKAMENSPLIRSPYLGTYFYLFNTSAPPVDNVKVRQALAMSIDRDKLIRSVLQDLYTPAYTITPPGTMGYQPPQLFGHDPEKARQLLADAGYPNGEGWPGVEVIYNTSENHRKIAVALQQMWKDELNIEITISNQEWKVYLDSIDTMNYAIARRGWIGDYVDANNFLDMYLTGGGNNNTGFAEPKYDEMIARLAPQAKTQEERYKIFFEAETMLMEQMPILPIYTYSSNHLVHPSVRDLPSNLMDHLNLKYVWLDPDWADTTN